GGGGAGCTGTCGCTCGTCGCCGAAGTGGGAACCGGGCGACGAACAAGCGCCTGAGGCCAGCTCGTAGAAGCGTGTCGCGGCGACGGCTGAGACGATCAACAACGCCCGGCCTGCCTGACGGGAACCGGGTAACGGCTAGCCCGTGATCCTCCATGGGGAGTGCTCCGGCCAGGACCGTGTCCGCGTGGCAGCGCCTCGGTGCTCGTCTCCGTCTCCAGCGCCGCCGCGCTCCTCAGGCGGCGTTGGCGCACCCCGGGCAGCGCGCACGGAAGGTGACCTCGACGCCGAGGACCTCGAACCCCTGTTGCTGGTCGGCTGGCAGGTTCGGGTCGTTGGCGTGGACGTCGAGCATCCGCCCGCACTCCACGCACACGAGGTGGTGGTGGCGCTCGGCGACGTTGGGGTCGTAGCGCTTGCGGCCGTCGGCGTGGGTGATCTCGAGCAGCTCGCCGATGCTGACCAGCTCGTTGAGGGTGTTGTAGACGGTGGCCAGGCTGACCTCGGGCAGGGCCTCGCGGGCACGTTCGAGGACCTCGTCGGCCGCCATGTGCACGTGCTCGCCCGTCATCGCCTCGGCGATGACGCGTCGCTGGGCCGTCAGCCGCCACCCACGCCGGCGCAGACGGTCGATCAGCGGTGTCACCTGCTCGTCACCTCCTCGGCGCCATGCAGAGGATACCAAGGCGCCGCTTGCTCCAAGCTTTGAACTGTTCTAGCGTCCGCGTCCCGCTGCACATATCCGACACCGGGGAGCGACGGTCGACCCGCGACGGACCTCAACCTGGGGAGCTGGCGACACCCCCAACGTGACGACATGAGGAGCATGACGTGGCAGATCGCGTGAGCCAGTGCCCGTTCTCGGGAGCCCGGACGTCGAGTGCGGGGCCGTCGAACGAGACGTGGTGGCCGCACCAGGTGAGCCTGCGGCTGCTCCACCCGGACCACCCGAAG
This genomic stretch from Actinomycetota bacterium harbors:
- a CDS encoding transcriptional repressor, which translates into the protein MTPLIDRLRRRGWRLTAQRRVIAEAMTGEHVHMAADEVLERAREALPEVSLATVYNTLNELVSIGELLEITHADGRKRYDPNVAERHHHLVCVECGRMLDVHANDPNLPADQQQGFEVLGVEVTFRARCPGCANAA